The following are encoded together in the Planktothrix serta PCC 8927 genome:
- a CDS encoding glycosyltransferase family 2 protein, with amino-acid sequence MTATPLSISPQIQPSLTITIFAVPKPFRGQIGLIQRNAIQSWLHLQPQPEIILLGNDQGTEATAREFGLRHIPDVKLNSQGTPLLNSIFFQASQQATHPILTYVNSDIILTRDFLPTVQQVIRQYPQFLILGRRWNIDITEPLNYDNPNWEQNLRDRLHQAGTFSGVGALDYFVFPKPLFSQLPEFAIGRAGWDNWMVGEALKQNIPVINGSQLITAIHQNHDYNHLSGRRLEAFQGIEAQQNQTFLQGHLAGNSADATVYLTPLSSNHTPRVSVIIPNLNVETLQATSLLQNQAIDSVYQQTFTDFEIIVIDDSSTDEMRSQLQAKYPLIYYIHQPDQGIVAAWNRGLDVAQGEFITFLHPGEVFLPDKLAQQVACFEQKAGSLEIVYSCWQTSPPTNIQAFQSVLQGREGLHGVHAWMLPTLWQFIRTSTILFRRSWLQRYGGFNIFVGEATSPLQPQAATLDLLLNLSSRGAAAVCLEQPTVCCLETQPLTPQIISQMAAESEQLLHNYFSRPTVKPWMRPLESQAYAQTFLWLASLISNSGDKQQEAKFLDRYHYYLRILKSRTA; translated from the coding sequence GTGACAGCGACCCCTTTATCAATTTCTCCCCAGATTCAACCCTCGTTAACAATCACGATTTTTGCAGTTCCTAAACCGTTTCGAGGTCAGATTGGTCTGATTCAACGCAATGCCATTCAAAGTTGGTTACACCTGCAACCCCAACCGGAAATCATCTTATTGGGAAACGATCAGGGAACAGAAGCAACGGCTAGGGAGTTTGGTTTACGCCATATTCCTGACGTGAAACTTAATTCTCAAGGAACTCCCCTGTTAAATAGTATTTTTTTCCAAGCATCCCAACAAGCAACTCACCCGATTTTGACTTATGTTAACTCGGATATTATTTTAACCCGTGATTTTCTGCCAACAGTTCAACAAGTTATCCGCCAATACCCGCAATTTTTAATTCTAGGAAGACGTTGGAATATTGATATTACTGAACCCCTAAACTATGATAATCCCAATTGGGAACAAAATTTGCGCGATCGCCTTCATCAAGCGGGAACTTTCAGTGGAGTCGGCGCGTTAGATTATTTCGTGTTTCCCAAACCCCTATTTTCCCAATTACCCGAATTTGCTATTGGACGAGCAGGCTGGGATAACTGGATGGTCGGGGAAGCTCTTAAACAAAATATTCCGGTAATTAATGGGAGTCAATTAATTACGGCTATTCACCAAAACCACGATTATAACCATCTGTCAGGACGGCGTTTAGAAGCTTTTCAAGGAATAGAAGCACAACAAAATCAAACCTTCCTCCAGGGTCATTTGGCGGGAAATAGTGCTGATGCAACGGTTTACTTAACTCCCCTATCTTCTAACCACACTCCTAGAGTTAGTGTGATTATTCCTAACCTCAACGTAGAGACGTTGCAGGCAACGTCTCTACTACAGAATCAAGCCATTGATAGTGTTTACCAACAAACTTTTACCGACTTTGAAATTATCGTAATTGATGATAGTTCTACCGACGAAATGCGATCGCAACTTCAAGCAAAATATCCCTTAATCTATTATATCCATCAACCCGATCAAGGGATAGTAGCGGCTTGGAATCGGGGTCTGGATGTCGCTCAAGGGGAATTTATCACCTTTTTGCACCCTGGGGAGGTCTTTTTACCGGACAAACTCGCCCAGCAGGTCGCCTGCTTTGAACAGAAAGCAGGTTCTTTAGAAATAGTTTACAGTTGTTGGCAAACCTCTCCACCCACTAATATTCAAGCCTTTCAGTCGGTTCTACAAGGGCGGGAAGGGTTGCACGGTGTTCATGCTTGGATGTTACCAACCCTGTGGCAATTTATCCGAACTAGCACTATTTTATTTCGGCGCAGTTGGTTACAGCGTTATGGTGGTTTTAATATCTTTGTGGGCGAGGCGACCTCGCCCCTACAGCCCCAGGCTGCTACCCTTGACTTACTCCTAAATTTATCCTCAAGGGGGGCGGCGGCGGTTTGTTTGGAACAGCCAACGGTTTGCTGTTTGGAAACCCAACCGTTAACGCCTCAAATAATTAGTCAAATGGCAGCCGAGTCAGAACAACTTCTACACAACTATTTTTCTCGCCCTACCGTTAAACCTTGGATGCGTCCCCTGGAGTCCCAAGCCTATGCTCAAACTTTCCTGTGGTTAGCAAGTTTGATCTCTAATAGTGGAGACAAACAGCAAGAAGCAAAATTCTTAGACCGTTATCATTATTATTTGAGAATCTTGAAATCAAGAACTGCATAA
- a CDS encoding tetratricopeptide repeat protein: protein MSVSYFETANQLLRRNQFENAIESYQKAIEENPTSAWSYYNLGEALVNTGSIEQAIAAYQKAVDLNSNSPWFHDRLGSVKLQAGHSKEAIRCFQKAIALDASFYEFYMNLGIALTQDGNIPEAISSFHKALELQPKDGEIYYHLGQAFTQQHQAEEAIAAYHQALQINPYWSECYLELAKLQEQLGQTDQAVNNYRRACQLNPNLIEAYQNLREILEQQEQWQEIINLSRRCCQVNANSAEAYYHLGTALIHQQEWEEAVIALRRVCELHPNFVEAYEQLGKALAKQNEWEEAVTVYRRCIELNPDSVESQRGLAEALVQVYNWEEAITVYRQACHLEPTSAELYDELAQALAQFYQWEEAIATYRQALELNPENPSTIQFRLQQILDKQRQFEEAIAQYRRTQEFIPASFESYQNLGQTLRQQGDIENAIVALRRACILNPGSPIAYHLLGHTFAMLQKWDEAISCYRRACEIYPHSPDIHLHWGEALEQKENYQDALAYLQKAINLKPDFDLAYEAMGRVISKKKGS from the coding sequence ATGAGTGTTAGCTATTTTGAGACCGCCAATCAACTGTTAAGAAGAAACCAGTTTGAAAATGCCATCGAAAGTTACCAGAAAGCGATTGAGGAAAATCCGACGTCGGCTTGGTCTTACTATAACTTAGGGGAAGCTCTCGTCAACACCGGAAGTATTGAACAAGCGATCGCCGCTTACCAAAAAGCTGTTGATCTCAACTCTAATTCCCCTTGGTTTCATGATCGCTTAGGGAGTGTCAAACTGCAAGCGGGACATTCAAAGGAAGCGATTCGTTGCTTTCAAAAAGCGATTGCTCTTGATGCCAGTTTTTATGAATTTTACATGAATTTGGGCATCGCTCTGACTCAAGATGGTAATATTCCCGAAGCGATTTCCTCCTTTCACAAGGCGTTAGAACTTCAACCCAAGGATGGGGAAATCTATTACCATCTTGGACAGGCTTTCACACAACAGCACCAAGCAGAAGAAGCGATCGCTGCTTACCATCAAGCCTTACAAATTAACCCCTATTGGTCAGAATGTTATTTGGAATTAGCCAAACTTCAAGAGCAATTGGGTCAAACTGATCAAGCCGTCAACAATTATCGTCGGGCTTGTCAATTGAATCCTAATTTAATCGAAGCTTACCAGAATTTGCGAGAAATCTTAGAACAGCAGGAACAATGGCAGGAAATTATCAACCTCTCTCGTCGATGTTGTCAAGTTAATGCTAATTCGGCGGAAGCTTATTATCATTTAGGAACAGCATTAATTCATCAACAAGAATGGGAAGAAGCTGTCATCGCTTTACGTCGAGTTTGTGAACTCCATCCTAATTTTGTAGAGGCTTATGAACAGTTAGGAAAAGCTTTAGCTAAACAAAATGAATGGGAAGAAGCTGTAACGGTTTATCGGCGTTGTATTGAACTTAATCCTGATTCTGTTGAATCTCAACGGGGTTTAGCTGAAGCATTGGTTCAAGTTTATAATTGGGAAGAAGCGATTACAGTTTATCGTCAAGCTTGTCATTTAGAACCTACCTCGGCTGAATTATATGATGAATTAGCACAGGCTTTAGCGCAATTTTATCAATGGGAAGAAGCGATCGCCACCTATCGCCAAGCCTTAGAACTAAATCCAGAAAATCCTAGTACAATTCAATTTCGCTTACAACAAATTTTAGACAAACAACGTCAATTTGAAGAAGCGATCGCTCAATATCGTCGTACCCAAGAGTTTATTCCTGCTTCCTTTGAATCTTATCAAAATTTAGGACAAACTCTCCGACAACAAGGTGACATTGAAAATGCAATTGTAGCTTTACGTCGAGCTTGTATTCTCAACCCTGGATCTCCGATTGCTTATCACCTGTTAGGTCATACCTTTGCGATGTTACAAAAGTGGGATGAAGCCATTAGTTGTTATCGGCGTGCTTGTGAAATTTATCCCCATTCTCCCGATATTCATTTACATTGGGGAGAAGCCTTAGAACAGAAGGAAAACTATCAAGATGCACTCGCTTATTTGCAAAAAGCTATTAACCTCAAACCAGATTTTGATTTAGCTTATGAAGCGATGGGTCGTGTGATTTCAAAAAAAAAAGGGAGTTAA
- a CDS encoding tetratricopeptide repeat protein, with translation MHKNSPTDPEIYQDLGQQLHRQGYLKEAINCYQKGIELQGEPIHLWFYRNLGEALLELQQSM, from the coding sequence ATTCATAAAAATAGTCCTACCGATCCTGAGATTTATCAGGATCTAGGACAACAATTACATCGTCAAGGCTATTTAAAAGAAGCGATTAATTGTTATCAAAAAGGGATAGAATTGCAAGGAGAACCGATTCATTTATGGTTTTATCGCAATTTAGGAGAAGCGTTATTAGAACTCCAGCAATCTATGTAA